The following proteins come from a genomic window of Maribacter sp. HTCC2170:
- a CDS encoding head GIN domain-containing protein: MKRRISILIMLLTVTIWAQEKTISVGHFDKVTVNPHIEATFVQGDKEQVQIESCTVSMNKVNTEIKGKTLRIYLDGAKEITKNEKVKENGYKRSKSIYNGTVLKVIITYRNLEELSLRGEEKFVCESPLNSDRFQLKIYGQSQVYLSQVDFNELQASIYGESFLEIQSGRIDRQKYTAYGETRINALGIKNNSTKIVAYGEGSYRVNVSKRLKVTAYGEATIAYKGSPDVDRGIIIGEATIQSID; the protein is encoded by the coding sequence ATGAAAAGAAGAATTTCGATTTTAATAATGTTGTTAACGGTTACCATTTGGGCACAGGAAAAAACAATTAGTGTTGGGCATTTTGATAAAGTTACTGTTAACCCGCATATTGAAGCAACTTTTGTTCAAGGTGATAAAGAACAGGTGCAAATAGAGAGTTGTACAGTGTCAATGAATAAAGTAAACACTGAGATTAAAGGTAAAACACTTCGTATTTATCTAGATGGAGCAAAAGAAATAACCAAAAATGAGAAAGTAAAAGAGAATGGTTATAAAAGGAGTAAATCCATCTATAATGGCACAGTTCTGAAAGTGATAATCACATATAGAAACTTGGAAGAACTTTCATTGAGGGGTGAAGAGAAATTTGTTTGTGAAAGTCCATTGAATAGTGATCGGTTTCAATTGAAAATATATGGTCAATCACAAGTATATCTTTCCCAAGTTGATTTTAATGAATTGCAGGCATCTATTTACGGAGAAAGCTTTTTGGAAATTCAATCCGGAAGAATAGATAGGCAGAAATATACTGCTTATGGAGAAACCAGGATTAATGCACTGGGCATTAAAAATAATAGTACTAAAATCGTAGCCTATGGTGAAGGTAGTTATAGAGTGAATGTCTCGAAAAGATTGAAAGTTACTGCATACGGTGAGGCAACCATTGCCTATAAAGGGTCGCCAGATGTTGATAGGGGGATTATAATTGGTGAGGCCACAATTCAAAGTATTGATTAA
- a CDS encoding acylase translates to MKYLMLFLLVGVLSCSTNNELSELDKWQAQAENITIIRDDFGVPHIYGKTDADAVFGLLYAQCEDDFNRVEQNYIWATGRLAEVEGKEALYSDLRAKLFMTEEEAKTNYEESPKWLKELCDAFADGINYYLHTHPEVKPKLLTRFEPWMPMYFSEGSIGGDIERISTRKIKSFYESDMQIPEMEELKLKQEKEMTEPQGSNGIAISGELTESGNAMLLINPHTSFYFRGEVHVVSEEGLNAYGAVTWGQFFVYQGFNEKTGWMHTSTYTDVMDEFRETIVKMDEKLLYQYGEELRPIETSEITLKYKDSDVLKEKIYPAYHTHHGPITHMVNGNWTASAMMWEPVKALEQSFVRTKKNGYKGFREMMDIRTNSSNNTVYADAEGNIAYFHGNFVPKRDTQFDYSESVDGSNPKTDWQGLHTVDENILLLNPENGWLQNCNSTPYTAALEFSPKKENYPNYMSIDRENFRGIHAIDLLKDRKGYTLDNLIELAHDPYLPAFEKLIPGLIKAYDTHDDKNPKLREAIDVLREWDFKTSKESAAMTLAHFYGTKYYAEGEYEKGLTPMERVTFWGSESPNSEKLRIFETVVDQLNEDVGSWNTTWGEVNRYQRLNGDIRQAFDDSKPSIPVGFASGRWGALAAYGARYTNNTKKIYGTRGNSFVAVVEFGEKVKAKSMLAGGQSGDPNSLHFNDQAQPYADMQFKDVPFYKEDVLKRAVRTYKPGEK, encoded by the coding sequence ATGAAATATTTAATGCTTTTTCTATTAGTAGGGGTATTATCATGCTCCACTAATAATGAGCTTTCCGAACTTGATAAATGGCAAGCACAAGCTGAAAACATAACCATAATAAGAGATGATTTTGGAGTGCCGCATATTTATGGAAAGACCGATGCTGATGCTGTTTTTGGACTTTTATACGCGCAATGTGAAGACGATTTTAATCGTGTTGAGCAGAATTATATATGGGCAACGGGTAGATTGGCCGAAGTAGAAGGTAAAGAAGCACTGTACAGTGATTTACGGGCAAAACTATTTATGACCGAAGAAGAAGCAAAAACCAATTATGAAGAAAGTCCAAAATGGTTAAAAGAATTATGTGATGCTTTTGCGGATGGTATAAACTACTATTTGCATACACATCCCGAGGTTAAGCCCAAGTTATTGACCCGATTTGAACCATGGATGCCCATGTATTTCAGCGAAGGTTCAATAGGGGGTGATATTGAACGCATCTCGACCAGAAAAATCAAATCCTTTTATGAAAGCGACATGCAAATTCCGGAAATGGAAGAGTTGAAATTGAAACAGGAAAAGGAAATGACCGAACCTCAGGGCTCTAACGGTATTGCCATTTCTGGTGAACTAACGGAATCAGGCAATGCGATGCTTCTTATTAATCCACATACGTCTTTTTATTTCAGGGGCGAGGTACATGTGGTAAGTGAAGAAGGGCTCAATGCATACGGTGCAGTAACATGGGGACAGTTTTTTGTCTATCAAGGCTTCAATGAAAAAACTGGGTGGATGCATACCTCTACTTATACTGATGTAATGGATGAATTCAGAGAAACCATTGTCAAAATGGATGAAAAGCTTCTTTATCAATATGGTGAGGAACTTCGACCTATTGAAACTTCTGAAATCACTTTAAAATATAAAGATAGTGATGTACTCAAAGAAAAAATCTATCCTGCTTACCATACACATCACGGCCCAATTACGCATATGGTAAATGGGAATTGGACGGCGTCTGCAATGATGTGGGAACCTGTAAAGGCATTGGAACAATCTTTTGTGAGAACAAAGAAAAACGGGTATAAAGGATTTCGGGAGATGATGGATATTAGAACAAACTCTTCCAATAATACGGTATATGCCGATGCTGAAGGCAACATAGCTTATTTCCATGGAAATTTTGTTCCCAAGCGAGACACTCAATTCGATTATTCCGAATCTGTTGATGGTAGTAACCCTAAAACAGATTGGCAAGGACTGCATACGGTTGATGAGAATATTCTCTTATTAAATCCTGAAAACGGGTGGTTACAGAATTGCAATTCCACACCTTATACTGCAGCACTTGAATTCAGTCCCAAAAAGGAGAATTACCCCAATTATATGTCAATTGACAGGGAAAACTTTAGGGGAATTCATGCGATTGACCTATTAAAAGACAGGAAGGGATATACTTTGGATAATTTGATTGAATTGGCCCATGACCCTTATCTCCCTGCTTTTGAAAAATTGATTCCGGGGCTTATAAAAGCCTATGATACTCATGATGATAAAAACCCAAAACTTAGAGAGGCGATTGATGTACTTAGGGAGTGGGATTTCAAAACTTCAAAGGAATCAGCGGCGATGACTTTAGCCCATTTTTATGGAACGAAATATTATGCCGAAGGAGAATATGAAAAAGGATTAACACCCATGGAAAGAGTCACATTTTGGGGTAGCGAATCGCCGAATAGTGAAAAACTAAGAATTTTCGAAACCGTTGTTGACCAACTGAATGAGGATGTTGGTAGCTGGAATACTACTTGGGGAGAAGTAAATCGTTATCAAAGGTTGAATGGTGATATTAGACAAGCCTTTGACGATAGTAAGCCAAGTATTCCTGTCGGGTTTGCCTCCGGGCGTTGGGGGGCTCTGGCGGCATATGGTGCACGTTATACCAACAACACCAAAAAGATTTATGGTACTCGTGGAAACAGTTTTGTGGCGGTAGTTGAATTTGGAGAGAAGGTAAAAGCTAAAAGTATGTTGGCTGGAGGGCAAAGTGGAGATCCCAATTCACTACATTTTAATGATCAGGCACAACCTTATGCCGATATGCAGTTTAAAGATGTGCCTTTTTATAAGGAAGATGTTTTGAAAAGAGCTGTTAGAACCTATAAGCCTGGAGAAAAATAA
- a CDS encoding Mrp/NBP35 family ATP-binding protein, protein MKIDKKDVLKALEHITVPGEGQNMVESGAVKNIQIFGDEVEVDITIKNPSLQARKKTEVEILKIIHSEVYAKAKIKINVKVDAPANPPINEIKGKPLPGIQNIIAVASGKGGVGKSTVTANLAVTMAKMGFKVGLLDADIYGPSMPIMFDVTHEKPLAVTIDGKSKMKPVENYGVKLLSIGFFTEPSQAVIWRGPMAAKALNQMIFDAHWGELDFLLIDLPPGTGDIHLSIMQAMPVTGAVVVSTPQEVALADARKGVAMFQQESINVPVLGIIENMAYFTPEELPDNKYYIFGKEGAKNLAEDLSVSFLGEVPLVQSIREAGDVGRPAAMQTSTPIEAAFEEITRNAVQEMVNRNKTLPPTEAIKITTMAGCSTVNKN, encoded by the coding sequence ATGAAAATTGATAAGAAAGATGTTTTAAAGGCATTGGAACATATTACAGTACCTGGAGAAGGCCAGAATATGGTGGAAAGTGGTGCAGTAAAGAATATACAGATTTTTGGTGATGAGGTTGAGGTAGATATTACCATCAAGAATCCGAGCCTTCAAGCACGAAAAAAGACCGAAGTCGAAATTCTAAAAATCATCCATAGTGAGGTCTATGCGAAAGCGAAGATAAAAATCAATGTAAAGGTTGATGCTCCTGCTAATCCTCCCATAAATGAAATTAAGGGGAAACCTTTACCTGGTATTCAGAATATTATTGCCGTAGCTTCCGGGAAGGGTGGTGTTGGTAAATCTACAGTTACAGCTAATCTAGCAGTTACAATGGCTAAAATGGGTTTTAAAGTTGGTTTGTTGGATGCCGATATTTATGGGCCTTCAATGCCAATTATGTTTGATGTTACCCATGAAAAACCACTGGCGGTCACTATCGACGGAAAATCAAAAATGAAGCCCGTTGAGAATTACGGGGTTAAATTATTATCCATTGGCTTTTTTACAGAACCTAGTCAGGCTGTGATCTGGAGAGGTCCCATGGCTGCGAAAGCATTGAACCAAATGATTTTTGATGCCCATTGGGGCGAGTTGGATTTCTTATTGATCGATTTACCTCCTGGAACCGGAGATATTCACCTAAGTATTATGCAAGCTATGCCAGTTACTGGTGCAGTGGTGGTTAGTACCCCACAGGAAGTTGCCTTGGCCGATGCGCGTAAAGGCGTTGCAATGTTCCAGCAAGAATCGATAAATGTTCCCGTATTGGGGATTATAGAAAATATGGCCTATTTTACTCCAGAGGAATTACCTGACAACAAATATTATATCTTTGGGAAAGAGGGAGCGAAAAACCTAGCTGAAGATTTAAGTGTTTCATTTTTGGGTGAAGTACCATTGGTACAGAGTATTCGTGAGGCTGGTGATGTTGGTAGACCAGCGGCCATGCAAACTTCTACACCTATAGAAGCTGCATTTGAGGAAATTACGAGAAACGCCGTGCAGGAGATGGTAAATAGAAATAAAACATTACCTCCAACCGAAGCAATTAAGATTACTACGATGGCAGGTTGTTCTACGGTAAATAAAAATTAA
- a CDS encoding ABC transporter permease, translating to MFKNYLKIAWRNLIKNKAYSIINIGGLALGMAVTLIIGLWIQDELTYNNYFQNETKIAQVFQSQTFNNETGTGPAIPRPLEKALREGYGDNFKHLIMVTWTNDRYLKYKETNLSRSGNYAQREAPELFELQIVKGEKDGLREINSIMLSESTAKALFGDEAPIGKTVQVGNRDDLMVSAIFKDIPVNNSFNDTDFLIPWEQYLSTTEWVRNAEDSWGNNSFQMFVQLADNTNMGMVSESIRNVKKDLNEDTAEFNPQIFLFPMEDWHLHSNFENGKQTGGRIKYVWLFGVIGAFVLLLACINFMNLSTARSEKRSKEVGIRKSIGSQRGQLIYQFLSESFLVVLFAFFIALVIVLLSLNGFNELARKEIVFPWSNPIFWGISLLFVLFTALLAGSYPALYLSSFKPVDVLKGTFRSGRYAGLPRKILVVVQFTVSVAFIIGTVIVMQQINHAKNRPVGYDKEGLIQVPTFSQDFNGKYDLMRTEFLSSNAVIGMSSSSSPTTRIWSNRGGFTWEGKPEGFQEDLAWTEVSPEYASSLNLKILEGRDFSREFATDSLGVLINETAKNYLGMADPVGKFLKDDDDEDPNPPLKIIGVVQDMITQSPYEPVKQGVYVYDRFNNSSYYNLRLNPEKSSSENIATVERVFKEHFPDIPFEYDFIDEEYGEKFASEERIGSLSGIFTALAILISCLGLFGLTSFVAEQRTKEIGVRKVLGASVFNVWNMLSKDFLKLVIISCFIAVPVAYFVMNGWLQEYPYRIILKWWIFALAMVGAMLVTVITVSFQAIKAAKQNPVKSLRTE from the coding sequence ATGTTTAAAAACTATTTAAAAATTGCTTGGAGAAACTTAATAAAGAATAAGGCCTATTCCATCATCAATATTGGAGGCCTTGCATTAGGAATGGCAGTCACGCTAATTATTGGGCTTTGGATTCAGGATGAACTCACATATAACAATTATTTCCAAAACGAAACGAAAATTGCACAAGTATTTCAATCACAAACCTTTAATAACGAAACAGGGACCGGACCAGCTATACCCAGACCTTTAGAAAAGGCATTGCGAGAAGGGTATGGTGATAATTTCAAGCATTTGATAATGGTGACTTGGACCAACGACCGCTACTTGAAATATAAGGAAACCAATCTATCTCGATCGGGTAATTATGCGCAACGAGAGGCTCCTGAACTGTTTGAACTGCAAATTGTCAAAGGAGAAAAAGATGGACTCCGAGAAATCAATTCTATTATGCTTTCCGAATCAACTGCCAAAGCGCTGTTTGGTGATGAAGCACCTATTGGAAAAACTGTTCAAGTAGGCAATCGGGATGATTTGATGGTAAGTGCTATCTTCAAAGATATTCCGGTAAATAATTCTTTTAACGACACCGATTTCCTTATTCCATGGGAACAGTATCTGTCTACAACAGAATGGGTAAGAAACGCGGAGGATAGTTGGGGTAACAATTCTTTTCAAATGTTTGTTCAATTGGCTGATAATACAAATATGGGTATGGTTAGTGAGTCCATTCGCAATGTTAAGAAAGATTTGAATGAAGATACAGCGGAATTTAATCCACAGATTTTTCTTTTTCCGATGGAAGATTGGCATCTGCACAGCAATTTTGAAAATGGGAAACAAACTGGAGGGAGAATCAAGTATGTTTGGTTATTTGGTGTTATTGGAGCTTTTGTACTTCTGTTGGCGTGTATCAACTTCATGAATTTGAGCACAGCCAGATCTGAAAAAAGGAGTAAAGAAGTTGGAATTCGTAAATCAATCGGTTCTCAAAGAGGTCAATTGATTTATCAGTTTTTAAGTGAATCGTTCTTGGTGGTTTTGTTCGCTTTTTTCATTGCGTTGGTTATTGTATTACTGTCCCTTAACGGATTTAATGAATTGGCTCGGAAAGAGATTGTCTTTCCATGGTCAAACCCAATTTTTTGGGGTATTTCTTTACTATTTGTTCTTTTTACGGCATTATTGGCGGGAAGTTACCCAGCCCTGTATTTGTCTTCTTTTAAACCCGTTGATGTTCTAAAAGGAACTTTTAGATCAGGGCGATATGCCGGTCTGCCAAGAAAAATATTGGTGGTGGTTCAGTTTACGGTATCAGTAGCTTTTATAATAGGTACGGTCATAGTGATGCAACAGATTAATCATGCAAAAAATCGCCCTGTTGGATATGATAAAGAAGGGTTAATTCAGGTGCCGACATTTAGTCAAGACTTTAACGGCAAGTATGATTTGATGCGAACAGAGTTCTTAAGTTCTAATGCGGTTATTGGGATGTCATCTTCTAGCAGTCCGACCACCCGAATCTGGTCTAACAGAGGAGGTTTTACATGGGAAGGAAAACCTGAAGGGTTTCAAGAAGATTTGGCTTGGACGGAAGTATCTCCCGAATATGCTTCATCATTGAATTTGAAGATTTTAGAAGGACGAGATTTTTCAAGAGAATTCGCTACCGATTCATTAGGAGTGCTTATCAATGAGACTGCTAAGAACTATTTGGGAATGGCCGATCCCGTTGGTAAATTTTTAAAAGATGATGATGATGAAGATCCTAACCCGCCTTTAAAAATAATAGGTGTGGTTCAAGATATGATTACACAATCTCCTTATGAGCCTGTAAAACAGGGGGTTTATGTATATGACAGATTTAATAATTCCAGCTATTATAATCTAAGGTTAAATCCTGAGAAAAGTTCGAGTGAGAATATTGCAACCGTTGAACGGGTATTTAAAGAGCATTTTCCAGATATACCTTTCGAGTACGATTTTATAGATGAAGAATACGGAGAAAAATTTGCTTCTGAGGAGCGTATCGGTAGCCTATCTGGGATTTTTACGGCTCTGGCAATTTTAATCAGTTGCCTTGGTTTGTTTGGTCTTACATCATTTGTTGCGGAGCAACGAACCAAGGAGATTGGTGTACGTAAAGTATTGGGAGCTTCAGTTTTCAATGTTTGGAATATGCTTTCAAAAGATTTTTTGAAGCTAGTGATTATCTCATGTTTTATAGCCGTTCCAGTCGCGTATTTCGTAATGAATGGTTGGTTGCAAGAATACCCTTATCGAATTATTCTGAAATGGTGGATTTTTGCTTTGGCTATGGTCGGTGCAATGTTGGTGACCGTTATTACTGTAAGTTTTCAGGCAATAAAAGCAGCTAAGCAAAATCCTGTAAAGAGTTTACGAACCGAATAA
- a CDS encoding ABC transporter ATP-binding protein: MLLQLNNIFKWVQSGGQRIFLLKDINLEVEEGEFISIMGPSGSGKSTLLNVIGMLDSFDEGEYNFMDESVHTLKEKHRSNLYKQYIGFVFQSYHLLDDLTVQENLEMPLLYKKVKSSERKARVADMLDRFSIVGKKDLFPAQLSGGQQQLVGVARALMANPKLILADEPTGNLNSTQSTEIMELFKKLNQDGVTIIQVTHSEQNAAYGSRIINLLDGRKIV, translated from the coding sequence ATGTTACTACAACTAAACAATATTTTTAAGTGGGTACAATCTGGCGGACAGCGCATCTTCTTATTGAAAGATATAAATCTAGAAGTGGAGGAAGGCGAGTTCATATCAATAATGGGGCCTTCTGGTTCAGGAAAATCTACTTTACTCAATGTTATTGGTATGTTAGATTCTTTTGATGAGGGTGAGTATAATTTTATGGATGAATCTGTTCATACACTTAAAGAAAAACACCGCTCAAATCTGTATAAACAGTACATCGGATTTGTTTTTCAATCGTATCACCTATTGGATGACCTTACAGTACAGGAAAATTTGGAAATGCCTTTACTTTATAAAAAAGTCAAATCTTCTGAACGAAAAGCTAGGGTTGCCGATATGCTGGACCGCTTTAGTATTGTAGGGAAAAAGGACCTTTTTCCTGCGCAATTAAGTGGTGGGCAACAACAATTGGTCGGTGTGGCCAGGGCACTTATGGCGAACCCGAAACTTATTTTGGCAGATGAGCCAACGGGCAACTTAAACTCTACCCAAAGTACAGAAATAATGGAGTTGTTCAAAAAACTGAACCAGGATGGAGTTACTATTATCCAAGTGACCCATTCAGAACAAAATGCCGCTTATGGCTCCCGTATTATCAATCTTTTAGATGGTCGAAAAATCGTGTAA
- a CDS encoding ABC transporter ATP-binding protein, whose product MSNKKVSILTAFKTIIWPRRNLVFVGLLLIVISRAASFVAPISLKYLMDDIVPYKDIDFLKILVSLVVISFLVQAITSFLLTKVLSVQAQYMISELRAQVQKKVLTLPIRFFDNTKSGALVSRIMSDVEGVRNLIGTGLVQLVGGTITAVVSLILLLKISMGMTLMALIPLVIFAVIALKAFKIIRPVFRERGKINAEVKGRLTETLGGIRVIKGFNAEEQEARVFETGVDRLFQNVKKSLTATAVMTSSSTFLLGLATTGILMGYGGLEMMNGQLSTGDYFEFTFLLALMVAPIVQMSNIGSQLTEAFAGLDRTEELMNMTAEADEKDRNINLETIKGDMTFKNVSFAYEEEKEVLHDINFDVESGSVVALVGSSGSGKSTIAGLAASFLNPQSGTITVDGKDLAKVNLNSFRQHLGVVLQDDFLFEGTIRENILFPRPNATEEELQAAVKAAYVDEFTDRFDDGLDTLIGERGVKLSGGQRQRIAIGRAVLANPRVLILDEATSNLDTESEALIQKSLAKLTEGRTTFVIAHRLSTIRKANQILVIENGKIAEQGTHDELIAKEGRYYNLFTYQARI is encoded by the coding sequence ATGTCAAATAAGAAAGTAAGCATACTAACTGCATTTAAAACCATCATCTGGCCGAGAAGAAATTTGGTTTTTGTTGGACTGTTATTAATTGTTATAAGTAGAGCTGCAAGTTTTGTAGCGCCCATATCACTTAAATATCTAATGGACGACATTGTACCTTATAAGGACATTGATTTTCTCAAAATCTTAGTGAGCTTGGTTGTTATTTCATTTCTGGTACAAGCCATTACTTCGTTCTTACTAACCAAAGTATTGAGTGTACAAGCGCAATACATGATCTCGGAATTAAGGGCTCAAGTACAAAAAAAAGTATTGACCCTGCCAATTAGGTTCTTTGACAACACCAAATCTGGGGCATTGGTCTCAAGAATAATGTCCGATGTTGAGGGGGTGAGAAACTTAATAGGCACCGGATTGGTACAATTAGTCGGCGGAACAATAACGGCTGTTGTTTCATTGATCTTATTGCTTAAAATAAGCATGGGTATGACCCTAATGGCCCTAATCCCATTAGTCATATTTGCCGTTATTGCTTTAAAAGCCTTTAAAATAATTCGTCCAGTATTTAGAGAACGTGGAAAAATAAATGCTGAAGTGAAAGGAAGATTAACTGAAACGCTTGGTGGTATTCGAGTAATTAAAGGTTTTAATGCCGAAGAACAAGAAGCAAGAGTTTTCGAAACCGGTGTTGATCGTCTCTTTCAGAATGTGAAGAAAAGTTTAACAGCCACTGCTGTAATGACGAGCTCTTCGACGTTTCTTTTAGGACTTGCGACCACTGGCATTTTGATGGGTTATGGTGGATTAGAAATGATGAATGGTCAATTATCTACAGGGGATTATTTTGAATTCACTTTTTTACTGGCACTAATGGTGGCACCAATTGTTCAAATGAGCAATATAGGCAGCCAGTTAACTGAGGCATTTGCTGGCCTTGATCGCACAGAGGAGCTTATGAACATGACAGCAGAAGCCGATGAGAAAGATCGCAATATAAATTTGGAAACCATTAAAGGTGATATGACCTTTAAGAATGTTTCCTTTGCATATGAAGAAGAGAAAGAAGTTCTTCATGATATTAATTTTGATGTAGAATCTGGCTCTGTTGTCGCCCTTGTTGGTAGCTCAGGATCAGGTAAAAGCACAATTGCTGGTTTAGCGGCAAGTTTTTTGAATCCGCAGTCGGGAACAATTACCGTTGACGGAAAGGATTTAGCGAAGGTAAACCTTAATAGTTTTAGGCAACATTTGGGAGTGGTATTGCAAGATGACTTCTTGTTTGAAGGCACAATACGCGAAAACATTCTTTTTCCGAGACCAAATGCGACTGAAGAAGAATTGCAAGCAGCCGTTAAAGCTGCTTATGTTGATGAATTTACAGATCGTTTTGACGATGGTCTAGATACACTTATTGGAGAGCGAGGAGTAAAATTATCTGGAGGTCAGCGACAACGAATTGCTATCGGTAGAGCTGTTTTGGCAAATCCAAGAGTATTGATTTTAGATGAAGCAACCTCAAATCTTGATACCGAAAGTGAGGCATTGATTCAAAAGAGTTTAGCAAAACTTACTGAAGGTAGAACCACTTTTGTAATCGCACATAGATTAAGTACTATACGCAAAGCAAATCAGATTTTGGTAATTGAAAACGGCAAAATTGCCGAACAAGGAACACATGACGAATTAATTGCGAAAGAAGGCAGATATTATAACCTGTTTACTTATCAAGCAAGGATTTAA
- a CDS encoding NifU family protein: MTSTELKINVEKALEEIRPFLQSDGGDIELVSIDNDSSVKVKLQGACVGCSVNQMTLKSGVEMTIKKYAPQIEEVINIE; this comes from the coding sequence ATGACATCAACTGAGTTAAAGATCAATGTTGAAAAAGCCCTAGAGGAAATACGTCCTTTTTTACAAAGTGATGGCGGTGATATTGAACTAGTTTCAATTGACAATGATTCTTCTGTAAAGGTAAAACTTCAAGGAGCTTGTGTTGGTTGTAGTGTAAACCAAATGACACTTAAAAGTGGTGTTGAAATGACTATCAAGAAATACGCCCCACAAATCGAGGAAGTAATAAATATAGAATAA